In one window of Bifidobacterium crudilactis DNA:
- a CDS encoding cation:proton antiporter, producing MQEFTLILCIVGAVLISSFLSRFLPKISTPLVQILLGIVMTQLPFFPEVHLDPELFMVLFIAPLLYYEAHSIDKSSLIKNLGISLSLAIGLATATMLVVGYALNAVWASIPLAAAFALGAALGPTDAVAVSSLGKEASLSVRQRAILKGESLFNDATGVIGFQFSILAAVTGAFSPVQAIGTFAFSFIGGVLLGLASGVFLNWLFETSRELGWETTTTRILMEIFFPFLLYIVAEDIAHISGILAVVTAGLLVRFDRSGIGPNVSRTNIVSSSVWTVLSFSLNGAVFVLLGMLLPEAMQTSWSDDSVNNLALIGIIALVSAVVVLIRFIWVSGMLAFTKDAVSHKRRPMTLERWRSAAVMTFGGPKGTITLSLVLTVPYFLASGQPFPMRDELVFVAAGVIIVTLVLANFALPLLAPVGARNIPTKHFETVIDVLRKTVEELSSRVTAENKRAVQIVLSSYNQRIARLKARIGQRDPKEFEALQIEALTWEQDYIERRLAALDASDKSKGSDDTKSENDSDDLAREQHAGVSDIRDAADMNDAVVTAEFENRDSQAESSLVAVKDSSSGNTLAASADRDGAPADSMDADLRKEYERRAASRLLDQISRSLSHIDESSEMRWRLRSIRRRSHSLVKRLSGRIRHSTPLMNGDTLFAVTRSLQTDVNRYVIEKLYVELGEERFTTEDVLSLLIEHQRADNALRSRPTMGDTTKTLVSVQEIKREGYAIELGIIQDMLEAGDISRPEARLLRRNVYVMQVDADSGI from the coding sequence CGAAAATCTCGACCCCGCTGGTCCAGATTCTTCTGGGCATAGTCATGACCCAGCTGCCGTTCTTCCCTGAGGTGCATCTCGACCCGGAACTGTTCATGGTGCTCTTCATCGCGCCTCTGCTCTACTACGAGGCTCATAGCATCGACAAGTCCTCGTTGATCAAGAATCTTGGCATATCGCTGTCCCTGGCGATCGGACTGGCGACAGCCACGATGCTCGTCGTGGGATACGCGCTCAACGCCGTCTGGGCATCCATACCGCTCGCCGCGGCCTTCGCCCTGGGTGCGGCACTCGGCCCCACCGACGCGGTGGCGGTCTCGTCCCTGGGCAAGGAAGCCAGCCTGAGCGTCCGACAGCGAGCCATCCTCAAAGGCGAGTCTCTGTTCAACGATGCGACCGGCGTCATAGGCTTTCAGTTCTCGATTCTGGCAGCGGTGACCGGTGCCTTCTCACCGGTTCAGGCTATCGGCACATTCGCGTTCTCCTTCATCGGAGGCGTCCTGTTGGGGCTGGCCTCCGGCGTGTTCCTCAATTGGCTCTTCGAGACCAGCCGTGAACTCGGTTGGGAAACCACGACCACAAGAATTCTCATGGAGATATTCTTCCCGTTCCTGCTCTACATCGTCGCCGAGGACATCGCCCACATCTCGGGCATTCTCGCCGTGGTCACGGCAGGACTGCTCGTGCGTTTCGACCGCAGCGGCATCGGTCCGAATGTATCGCGGACCAACATCGTGTCCTCAAGCGTCTGGACCGTGCTCTCCTTCAGCTTGAACGGTGCCGTGTTCGTGCTGTTGGGCATGCTGCTCCCCGAGGCGATGCAGACGAGCTGGTCAGACGATTCCGTGAACAATCTTGCCCTTATCGGCATCATCGCCCTCGTCTCCGCGGTGGTGGTGCTGATTCGCTTCATCTGGGTCTCCGGCATGCTGGCATTCACCAAAGACGCCGTATCGCATAAGCGCCGGCCAATGACTCTCGAGCGTTGGCGCTCGGCCGCAGTGATGACCTTCGGAGGTCCCAAAGGGACGATAACGCTGTCCTTGGTGCTCACCGTGCCATATTTCCTCGCTTCAGGCCAACCCTTCCCGATGCGTGACGAACTCGTATTCGTCGCTGCCGGAGTCATCATCGTCACCTTGGTGCTGGCGAATTTCGCTCTTCCTCTCCTCGCCCCGGTCGGCGCACGCAACATTCCGACCAAGCACTTTGAGACGGTTATCGACGTTCTTCGCAAAACCGTCGAGGAATTGTCGTCCCGGGTCACCGCCGAGAACAAGCGTGCCGTGCAGATAGTCCTGTCGTCCTACAATCAGCGCATCGCACGTCTGAAAGCCCGCATCGGGCAAAGAGACCCCAAGGAGTTCGAGGCGCTTCAGATCGAAGCCTTGACATGGGAACAGGATTACATCGAGCGTCGTCTTGCCGCATTGGACGCCTCGGACAAGTCGAAGGGCTCCGACGACACGAAATCGGAAAACGACTCCGACGACCTCGCAAGAGAACAGCATGCAGGCGTTTCCGACATTCGCGACGCCGCAGATATGAACGATGCCGTAGTTACCGCCGAATTCGAGAACCGAGATTCGCAGGCCGAATCCTCGCTCGTCGCCGTGAAGGATTCGTCCTCCGGAAACACCCTCGCCGCCTCTGCCGACAGGGACGGCGCTCCTGCAGATTCGATGGACGCCGATCTTCGCAAAGAGTATGAGCGCCGTGCAGCCTCAAGGCTTCTTGACCAGATCTCGCGTTCCCTGAGCCACATAGACGAATCCAGCGAAATGCGATGGCGGCTCAGAAGCATCCGCCGTCGGTCGCACAGTCTGGTCAAACGTCTCAGCGGCCGTATACGGCATTCGACACCGCTGATGAACGGCGACACCCTGTTCGCCGTCACACGCTCCTTGCAGACGGATGTCAATCGTTATGTCATCGAGAAACTCTACGTCGAGCTCGGCGAGGAACGCTTCACCACCGAGGATGTGCTGTCACTGCTAATCGAGCATCAGCGGGCGGACAACGCGCTGCGCTCCCGCCCCACCATGGGGGACACCACGAAAACCCTGGTTTCGGTTCAGGAAATCAAACGAGAGGGATATGCCATCGAGCTCGGCATCATCCAGGACATGCTCGAAGCCGGCGATATCTCCAGGCCTGAGGCGCGACTGCTGCGTCGCAACGTGTATGTCATGCAGGTGGATGCCGATTCGGGCATCTGA